One Vespula vulgaris chromosome 7, iyVesVulg1.1, whole genome shotgun sequence genomic window, attattgaaatatttataaattaaataaatgtttgaatatgaacgaaatatttataattatttataaattattgaaacttACCGGTTACCGGTGCTTCAATATCGATCATTGTCTTCTCCGAGCGTAAAATGGCGGCACCATCATTGACTATACGAAGGGCTGCAGCTTCGTCGATTCTACCTTCGAGAGTGAAATGTTGCTTGAGGACTTCCGGTCTCGGCCGATCCGTTCCCGAATCGAAAACCTCAGCCACTGTCAGCTTGTGCGACGGTGGAAAGAGTACATCTAAgatgaaatacaaaaaaaaaaggaacaaattaaaaatcagCAAAATCAGACGGTTCTAATCGCCATtctatttttagttttttctttttctctttttttttttattgtatctcTCGTTCGAGAAAAGTATTCAAGAGACGTAttcaaaaaatgattttaaaaatggtTCTTCTTTTTACGTGACAACCTTTTGTTGTCTttgttgtttctcttttttcgaccaatttctttttaactcggataattttattattcttcgcTTCAACGAATTTGAACTgtcgaagaaatagaagaataaaaatttgttcttttaataatttttgtattattaatgtatCGTTTAAACGCGATATAATCGTGATGTTCACTGATAATGTTACAAATTGTCTAttgcaattaataatttacatatatatatatatatacatatatatataaattattaattcaaatttcaatcgagccgtaacaaaaaaagatatatattaatgtagaaaaaataaacacgtAACAGTGATGGATATCATAtgttaatacaatataattatttaataatatacgaatTGATTCGGCTTCCCTATTTACACTAGAAACAATTTGCAATTAAAATTGACCCAAATGTTTCTATCGACATTTACTCCCCACCTTATTTATGAAAGTGCAATATCGAGAATGCATAATGcagtttatataatataataacgttCATTCAAATGTAtcattatttgaataattttgcgaacttatatacatacatacatatatatatatatgtatatatatgtgtatatataaaatatatatatatatatatatatatatatatatattatcgatcgaataataatactacTATCATCCATATCGCACGAACAATTCcaaaaaattgtttcgaataattataattaattccatagaaaataaaataattaatatagtcCTCACGAATAAACTGTGTTTAATACAGATAAAACTTGTGTAACGGGATatcatagataaatatttaatagataatacgaatacgaatCGTATCTTCCGAATGATTTAGATCATCTAAACGataaatagattataaataatgttttgcataaatatttgtaatacgatataacacctatataaaaatgtaatagaaCAACTTTCGCGAGAGGGTATTTGTCCttacaaaagaaatttatctacgaaactcgtataaaataaacaaaaacgcgtgttaataatctttagataaacatttattctatatctgtgcatgtatgcatgtacgtacgtatatatgtaagaaacAGAACAACTTGCGACGATTGTTCTACGTTGAAATTTACGTACGAACttgtatataaaacatacacacacgtacttacgtagaaacagaaagagagagagagagaaagagagggatgcATATCCACAGAAATTCACGAGTGTACACAAAGAACTCacataaacgtataaatacaTCTCTACGTGGTAGAACAAAGGTCGGTACAAAAGCAAATCTTCCCAGGTaacgttaaaaatttaattacaaaaaatcttcgaaatttttttaaaccaATCATAATTAACACCCCTTATTAACATTCCTCTCTTCGTTAGGCAAATTATCAAACCTCCCAGGAacctaacattttttttttttttttttaatgaaaccaCATTAGTCTAAAATCGCGAGATCTGAAAGGAaatctcgaaagaaaatttctctcttaaaaaaaaaaaaaaaaaaaaaaagagagatcaagatgataaaaacttttcgttcacccaatataaataaagaaagctaATACAGCGTTGTATCGATAAGCTCTCTACATTGAATGTAACAAGGAACCAGTAGTATACCAGCTACGAATCAGTATCTAATCTTGAATGGagttcactttttttttttctttaaaccaCCTACCGTTTATCGTGGTTTGCATTTTCTAAGGAGATATCTATTGTgcgcaaaaagagagagagagagagagagagagactactAACAGAGATCCGTAATACCGTGTTTAACCGTTGTTTACCCTGCCGCTGAAATTAACCGGAGAAACGCAAACGTTTGTTAGAACGAACGTTTTGAGTACGTTGCACTCTTTCTAGGACAAAGAATATGCTGCTACCGGCTACTagtacgtgtacgtatatatttctctctctctctttctctcatctatctctcttctaccCTCTTACCACCCCTCTTTAGCGTCTCCGCAAACCCTCCTACGTCGCTTTTATGCATAACGCCGCAGCAAATTGCATGGCTTTTCAACCCGAATAAGATGTTCGCGTGTAAACGCGACGCCGATGCAACGTGACGTCGTTAAAacgttattagaaaaaaaaaagaagaaaaatagagggtagaaagagagagagagagagagagagagagagagagagagaaataactaACCCTGTTACGGTTCTATTCTATCGTAGGTATCATGTTCGTATGCAATAAAATACCTTTGAAAATGAGTGAgaatgtctgtgtgtgtgtgtgtgtgtgtgtgtgtgtgtgtgtgtgtgtgtgtgtagtgtTAAATCGAGGATACAACTCTAACGAAGATATATAAGTGTGtgtaaaaacaaatttgataCACTTTGATGTGAAATAAACGAgcaacatattttttttactttgtattAAAcgtatgacatatatatatacacacacacacacacacacacacacacacgtgtgtgtatatctattcatacatattttatatatacgtacgtgtatgtatgtgtgtatattttttgtcgtttATACATATGAATTATGCGcgatgcatttttattatttacatataattgaCTTTATActatcaattataatatatttgatatatatatatatttttccaaataCTAAACACACTTCTAACGCATCGatatcttttgtatttatttataaatccaatgaaaacgaaaaaatgaagaaagagaggaaaaaatagatacaaaaaataaaaaattggtcGACTTTTCTCAATACAGATAACTACACAAACTGCATATGTACTCTATTACTTCTATatgaaatcaaaaagaaaacgaacgaaaaaagaaaacgaaaataaaaacaaacacaagaacaaaaaaaaaagaaagagaaaaatataggaaGACCTGGTCTAGCCCTATCATAAATGACAGGTACACGTCTTCCTCTTCGATTTTGAAAAGCTTTGGTAATTCGCATCAACTCTTTCATGTCGGACACCGAAGACTGTTTGATCCTCTTCGGGGTAGatgtttttatcttcgatttgATATGTTCCTTTGAACTAGGTCGCCATTTTTTTTCGACAGGATACTCAGCCGACGAACACGACACAGCGGACGAACGTTTTCGATTATTCGTTTGAATTGATCGACGAGGATCGATCGGTGAATTGTTATTAAGAAAAGCATCATCTACGGATTCATTCTCAacttttatctcgtttttaaTCAAACATTCAACACTTTCCTTGGGAAATAATATCTCGTTGTTCGAATCTTTGAACGAATTAACATCTACGATATTAGAATTGATTTTATCTTCGTAATCCTCGAACATATTATCCGACAAATCTTTCATCTTGTAAGTATTACTCGTTGGTTTTTTAACACAAGGTAATTTTGCAAGATCACCAAAAATTTTGTAACGACCCCGATGAGATTCCTCTTTTTGAATCTTTCGTTTGTTCATCGATGATTTCATCAATAGGTAAACCATTGCCGATGTTTCCGTTCGTTCCGGTGAcggtgatttttcttttacgatctttGCCTAAAtcgtttgttattttatattatttttttttttacatgtattattcatttattaatattttttataatacagaaattatacgtacatacataatatatatacatgtgtgtgtgtgtgtgtgtgtatatatatatgtatgtatcgtaagaacagattattttaaaaaaaaaaacgaatttagaatttttaaatctcaCCATTCTTGGTGAATCCAATCTACGTGGGACCCTCATCGCGTTCCATTTTTGATGAAAGTTCGTAAACAtgtcgaataattaattattttcaaactttctgaattttttatcctactcttttgttcatttattctttctctctttactattttttcgtttcttttcttctctcccctcCCTTTGTATTTACACTAAACGTCGCggtatttattttgtttaaaaacgAGGACGTacagttaataaaaattaattaagtcGACAATATTTAAATGACAGAAAACGAGAATGAAACTATTGgagatttgtttaaataatataaaataacacaCTTATAATTCGTAATTTGTATGTAcgattattctaataataatatttaatacgaaagataatatattagaattaaatatgtatatacgtgatatataagttcgttcgttcgtccgatATCATTGAAATACGAAATGAAACTAACTACCGACTATTCTCCTCTGTTACCTTGTGTTTATATCCTTTAGAAACGACAACGCGTCTTTGTATTTAAAGTCCttggataaataatttcaaggcTGACCTTTATTATTGTTGATCGttcaaaaattatacatagatatacaatattagtatatacatcgaacgaacgaatctgTAATAAGAGAATTTGTATTATACAatcaaaatttctatttaagatatattctatttaatcacaaattttatattaaagaatatatatatataatattattcttttctaatttgtttCAATTAGATAACCTGAtctaataaaacaattaaatagtaaataattttaatcaaaaattatatgactattaaaacatatatatatatatacttctttatccttgtattaataatatcgttacaAATGTGGATAGcgataattttagaaaaattaaaagtatccaaatgaaatagaaataatttcctttttgttcttttcttggAATTCATGATTCACGAAAATATTATGACATAAGTGCTTATACACTGTGACtgcaaaattttcatttaatatcattCCAGAAGGTACTCGTTAATCACacgttatttcatttaattaatttcgatagaATTGTGAAAGACCTACTCGATGATATGGTATCTATTCGACTGGATAAATTTCATTCAGAACAGTCGATTAATCGAAAAGCACTTCCcgatgatttattttcatttgaaatgtatttatatatatatataaaatattataaaagaaaaacgtcgGAAAAACAGTCAAAAGCTATTAAATTTTTCGtcacctcttcttctctctctctctctcactctctctctttctctctctctctctctctctctctctttctctctctctctctctctctctcgtacacaTACCTACACGCACACTCACACCTAGTCAGAGACAGAGACGTACGAATTTCTCGTGTCGTTGCCAAAAACGCGAGTATAAATAGGTTTTGTGACAAAAACAAGTGGACGTATCGTGTCCTGTCGAGTAGgcgtaaaattttttaatcggcTCGATGAACGAATTTCaaagtatcatatatatatatatatatatatatatatatatatatatatgtatcgtaagagagaatatatatatatatgtacatctctctttctttctttctctctctttctcattctccttttttctctgtgttaaaaaaaaaaaaaaaaaaaaaaaaatgtaatatctcAAAACGACAAATATTTGACTCGgactatttttataataatagattcaCATACATCTACTTACTTACACGTACGCGTCATATATTGACCCTGTCTGTCACATGTTATTTCGTACaagaattcgaaaaaaaaaaaaaagaaaaaagaaataaaaagacgacctaattcatttatatttagttcccattatacttttcctttctttaatGAAACACACTTCGATTCGCCTTTGACAAggatataacgataaaaagagaaaaaagaacaataatagaaaaaaaaatgaaagataaaaaatgaaagagcaaaaattaattCGTCGTGCgcgatagataaataaataaaatactaatctatcgttcgatattattGTCGTGGACGAAATTTgtcgtgaaaaaagaaaaagaaaaagaaaaaaaaaagaaaaaaaattccctTACTCTTTCTCGATGCCATCATTCTCAGCTTCGTTCTAACGCAAACAACATGATTCAatagaaaagtgaaagagagcgagaaagagagagagaaaaaaagagaaaaagagaaagagagagagagagagagagagagagaaaaagtcaaTTGAACGAGTTCTATACAATCGTAAAAAAGTTATCGTCCGAAatcaaaattacatttttcctATGGAGAggaaaatgaatagaaaaaaaaaggaaaaaggaaaagagacaaaaaaaagaacaaaaacaaagaaaaaaaagaaatcaagaaaagaaaggaaggaaactaTCGACCAATTATAGTTACACCTATTGTGTAACAACGAATCCcgataaatttcgaaatttcgaaCTAATATCGTCtgtgaaatagaaagagaaagaaagagacagacagagagagaaagagagagagagagagagagagaatggcaATGAATAGCTTTATCAAACGATACCATAGAACATAATTTCTTATCGCATTTATCatgttatcgataataatcgaggTTAATAGGTAATCGGAATATAGCTAAAATGTAAATGCAAAACGCGAAGCAAAATCAAATTGACCGATCATTCGATAGGAGTATTGTGATTGCATGAGTGtgtatcgttaataaaatctcgtcgattgtataaatttattaatcgattagcTATTAGATATTCTCGCATTTCGtatcaaatcgatcgataaaaaatcgatagatcgatcaaTCGGAATAAAAGTTCCTAGGTGATtgcattataaaaatcaattgctCGCTATTCGAGACGCAATTTTCGCTTTTCCGGCTTGCGATTGAATTCGATAGTTCCACGATTTGaaaatcgacaaaaaaaaaaaagaaaagaaaagaaaaaaacagaaacaaaaaagtggCACTCTCGTCTTATAGAAACTCGAGAACGGGTTGACTTCGAATTGCAATAAAATTTTGCCACTTAGGAGaatcaaaagagaagaaataaaaagaaataaaaaagaaaacggttTTAAATGAGCTTCAAATGAGTTTTTTGTAGAATAACATTTAACAAAGGTCAAAAGTCATTCCTGGAGACTTTTGGGTCTTCTTagttaaataacaaaaaaaaatatagaaaaacacaagaagaaaataaacaaaaataaatggaaaaagaaaaaaaaaattggaggTCAATCGCGTTTAAACAAGATGGGTATCCCGTTTAAAAAGAGTAGGGGATTTAAAAGTAAAACATCGAGATCTGTTAACGAAAAATGTTGATAAAGCGTAGAGAGACAATTACAAAAGTTAAATAAtcgttaaagagaaaattaatgagaAGACGAGGTAATACTTCGATTCTGTCGATTCTCGTTAACGTACTCATTAATTCCAATGGAAGGGGTTGCTGATAATGGCGGTATCGAAAGTTACagtcgatttttcttttccggaGAGGGGGAGATAGAAAGGTGGAGGGGGTATAGATACGttagagaggggaagagaaagatgaaaggagAGAGGGGAAATCTATTTTCTAACACGTAAATCCACGCTAATTGAGGGAACGCTGCAAATAGTTTAGACGATTTATACTCACACTAACGgtgatggtagtagtagtagtaatagtagtagtagtagtagtagtagtaaagaTAAACGTAAATCCGAACTGTCGTTGACACGAAACGCAATCGTGGTGTATAATCCTTTTAAAGCTTCATTAGAACTCGACCAAACCGTTCGCGaaccctctttctcccttctgccacttctccccctccctctgTGCAATTAGCTTTACCATTGTCAATGTGTGCGTTGGATTAAAGGACGCACCTACGGTACCAACTTCCTAATACCTAATTTACTCGATATTCAAAGTGCCGATACcattgtacgtatgtatgtacgtatgtatgtatgtatgtatgtatgtatgtatgtatgtatgtatgtatgtatgtatgtatgtatgtatgtatgtatgtgtctcaCCGGCCATATCTACGATTTCGATGTGTTAAATGTTAATGTTAAACgctatcgaaaaaatattctgatAATTAAAGATTCTAtgagaaattaaatcgaagagagagagagagagagagagagagaaagagaggtattATAGGGGTGCAATGCGAGAATGTGCGAGTGGATGAAATTGaggatgaaaaaggaaaatcggATTCGACCAATTCGAGAATGTAAATGATGTAAAACAAGTTCGAGACCCTACTCTCTCACGCACGttttaattacaattgattattttattttaaataaatgttaagcAAATATGTACGTAAACCGAActtgattttctatttaaaatatttaaataattatatatatatatatatgtgtgtgtgtgtgtgtgtggagtttaaaaaaaaataatgaataaataaacttCCTAATTAAAGatactaataattaaaattgtttttcgttaataaagaaatttatttataaaataatataataaaaaataaatcatcgatCATCGATAACCCAATATTTCGACATACATATACCGATATTACccaactattatatatatgtatatgtatatatatatatataactaaaaatatttcaactcGACTAAAcagtttcattaaattttctctatataaaaaaataaacgaaataataataaaaaataatatcgtgatATCACAGTGAATAGGCATATCTATGTTTAAGAACAATTTAACGAAAAACGATATAATGTAAGAAAGATcgtcgtgtgtgtgtgtatatatgtatctgcaTTGTTTTAAGGACTTTTATAAGAAAGGGCAAAGGGATAGAGGTAGGGAAAGGAGGAAGGcaaaaacgatcgaatcgcGACGTTATATAACGAAATCAAGAGAGTTTAAGGGACGCACAAAGATGGCCATCGGACTTTTCAGAAATACTTTTGTAAAGAGTTCTggttagagaaaaaagataatagagaTAAGGTAAGGTAGATAAAGgtagatatagaaaaagaggaatatatatatatatatatatatatatatatatatatatatatatatatgtagagaaagagagagagagagagaaagaagaatatgatAGAGAATTGGCAGGAAGCCAATCAGAAATGCTTTGTCACTCTGCCattactaccaccactactaccactactactactactaatattactactactattaccactACCATTACTGCTGTTACATATACTCTACATAACAGATGTGACAGAACTATACATAACAAAGTGCGGTAAGCTCAGATCAAATGGATTGATCGTTTGAACTGACAGACGGGTCGACAGGTGGTGGATGATCACCGATAATGTAATGTCAAGGAATTTCGTGTATTAAGGTATTCCAATCAACCCTCTTCCCCTATTCAATGATAAGAggcagagagaagagagaggttTTTTCTAATATGTCGTTTTCTCTTAATCGCTTTTCTCTCAGCTAATTAGATCGCAAAAACATTACTACTAATTATTCTCATGgactataaaaattttttagttgttttcctttttcttcttttcctttttttttctagaagttttctatataaatatatatattttttctgtaatgtctatatattcgataagaaaaagaaaataattaaaaattcgaacGTTAGAAGTCGATCAAAATAATCGTAGGGAGATAATAAACAGGGTA contains:
- the LOC127065031 gene encoding uncharacterized protein LOC127065031 encodes the protein MFTNFHQKWNAMRVPRRLDSPRMAKIVKEKSPSPERTETSAMVYLLMKSSMNKRKIQKEESHRGRYKIFGDLAKLPCVKKPTSNTYKMKDLSDNMFEDYEDKINSNIVDVNSFKDSNNEILFPKESVECLIKNEIKVENESVDDAFLNNNSPIDPRRSIQTNNRKRSSAVSCSSAEYPVEKKWRPSSKEHIKSKIKTSTPKRIKQSSVSDMKELMRITKAFQNRRGRRVPVIYDRARPGLPIFFSFFFFCSCVCFYFRFLFSFVFFLISYRSNRVHMQFV